Below is a genomic region from Spongiibacter nanhainus.
ATTGTCGACCGGGAAAAAGATGTCGTCAAATCTGGCGGTGAGTGGATCAGTTCAATCGAACTGGAAAATATCGCCGTTGGTCACGACGGTGTAAAAGAAGCCGCCGTCATTGCGGCACACCATGAAAAATGGGACGAACGCCCCTTGCTGATCGCCGTCAAGCATTCGATGGCAACAATTAGCAAAGACGAACTTATCGGCTATTTCGACGGTAAGGTCGCTAAATGGTGGATTCCTGACGATGTCATCTTTGTAGATGCATTACCCTATAACGCGACAGGAAAAATCCTGAAACGGGATTTGCGCCTGAGTTATGAAGATCACTACTTAAAAAGTGAGCGATAAGTGTATGCTTAGATCTTTAAGGCTATAAAATGGCATTGAAAATTGCCAGTTGGCGCGCATACCAGAAAGTACCAAAGAATTAGGATCATTGCTTTGTTTCAGCTAATTATGCAGTGACCAATGCATAGTTGGTGCTTCGGCCTCTACTAGGTAATTTTTTCAACGTGCCTTTTTCGATCAAGTCATTAATATCCCGTGTAGCATTATCCTGTGATGCTGCTCCGCAGCATCAACGGCTGCCTCAAGGGCCTCCAGAAACCACACCGCCAGGGCGTGATATCTCGACGGCCCTTCTGGGATTTTTCAGGATGTCGTAATAGGATTTATGCCGCCACTGTATTTCAGCGGACATGCTGTAGAACCGGTGTGGGCTGCCCTCTGCTCGAGCCAGTTGCATATCCGCCGTCGCTCTTATTGTTCGCCCATTGCCGTCTTCAAAGGGTCGAATCGTGACGAACCAGAGGTGGGCAATATCCGCCTTTAGATTGAGGTCACCCTTGAAAGGGGGTTCTTACCATTCGTGGAAACGCGCCACTTCTTGTGGTAACCAGCATCCGGCGCTTCAAAGTGGACGGATTTGCGGCCTATTGGACCGGATACGATTTGAATAGGGCCGCCTTCGGCCTGATGCCAGTCACCGACGGTGATTTTGTGCATGCCGCTACGTCCAATGGAAAGCAGCGCTGCATCCCAGGAACACAGGCGCTCACAGGTAAGAGGCTTATCGAAGTGCTTGGTGGCTCCGGTATCATTTTCACCACGCTTTCCACGGCGTGATCAGCTTTAACCAGCGGTGGAATATCCATTCCCAGATACCGGGCAATAGGGGAGCGCACCTGCTGTTTGTCGAGGATTTCGCCCTCAATTTCGCTGGTGCGTAGTACATCTTCAGTCAGTGTGTAGAGCTCGGCCTCTTGCTGTAACTCAAAGCCCAGAGATTCATTCTTACGAGCAAGCGACCCTGCTTGCGAAACACCGCGGGTAGCCGCTCCGCGATGAAGCCTTCATCGAAGCTGAAGTTGGGCCAGTTGGGTAGCTCGTGAATATACTCTGTCATAATCGCCGCAAAATTGACATGTCCGCCAAAGCCACAAGTATTGCTTCGCGAGGTCTAGTGGGAGATTTGTGGGGGCACATGTCCTCTGCTATGCCAAACTATACCCAGAACAACGGACGCCTCGGATATTTTTAACTTAAAAACAGTAGCTTAGGACTTGGTTGGATTTCTCATAACCCGAAGGTCGTGCTTCAGAGTTGACACATAGCTCTGATGTCGTGCATCACTATCGTTCTTTTACTGTGTTTGTTCCTCTATCTCCCACTGTATGTCTGAAATTCCATTTCCGGAGGTATACAGTGCCAGAACGAGAAATTCTTAATCGAGAAGAAGTAGCCGCCTTGTTGGGAATAGCACCTCAGTCATTAACCAATCGAATCGCGAGAGGGGGGCCGTTTCCACCGTATCGGGAGCTTTCTCCCCGGTGTCGGGTTTGGTTGCGGTCGGACGTTGAATCCTGGATATCAACGATGCCAAAAAGAGCGTCGGCTTCGAGAAAGGCTCGAAATTTCCGGGCGGCTCGTTAGCCTTGCTGAGGTGGGGGCTGCATCGCCCCTATTTTTAGCCATGCAGGCTGCCCGGTTATCTATATTGGAGTATGCATTTACGATGCTGGCGGCAACACATTCCTCATTTTGCCGAGTAAGTGCTGTGCGTTCAGGTGTGTATATCGATTGAGCATGGCGATGGTTCGATGGCCAGTAATCAGTTGGGCTTCATGGGGCTCAAGGTGATGCCGTTCGAATAAGCGACTGGTTGCCTCGTGCCTAAGGTCGTGGAATCGAAACCCCTCTAGCTTAGCTCTCGCTGCGCTTCGTTCAAATGCTTGCCGGATCTGAGGTGCGTTGCTGCCAAACACGCGGGAGCCTTCTTCTGCGCTCTCGCTTCGCAGCGACGTAATCTCCTGCGCTAAGTTGTACGAGAGGGGGAATTTCCGCGCATCATTGTTCTTAGAGAACTTGCGGTCTACCGTGACGAACGTGACGCCCAGTTGCGGGTCTTTGTATATATCTTGCCAGCGCAGTTGGGCGATTTCCGCCTGCCGCATTGCGGTTTCCAGTGCAAATCGTACTATTAGGCCTATTGGGGTTGTGCACCGAGTGTCTGTTTCATACTTAGCGCAGGCTTCCAGAAGTTTTTCTTCCTCATTGGGGAGTAGGCGTCGGTCTCGGGCGTTGTTTACTTTGGGAAGGCAGCCGGGTTTTACGGGGTTGTCGAGATTTAAGCCCAGTCGTGCATTGGCCAGATTATAGGCAGTGCGAATAAAGCCGACATTTTGCTTGATCGTGGCGGCTGCTGCGGGTGGGTGTGCCTTGCGGAGCCGGTTTACCATCTCGGCAATGTGGCTTGTGCAGAAGGAGTCCGCAGGAATGCCTAACAAATCTGGGTGCTGTGCCTGCAAAGAGCGAATTTTTGAGGTGGTGGTGCGTCGAGTATTGGGTTTCCACTCTTCGGTTTTCTGCTCAATGAAGACATCGAGCAGTTCGCCAACCGTGATGGTGGCGCCCCGTAATGCGGCGTCAAAGCGGTTGGTGCGGGCGGCTTTGGCAAGCTGATTTAGCCACTGTGTGGCCGCCTCTTCGGTATCAAAGCTTCTGCTGATTCGCTGCCCTTGTTGCGTCACCCGTGCTCGGTAGCGAGAACCCCGTTTGTCGATAGAGCCAAAAAATTTCAATGCCTGTCTCTCCCGTCGGAAGGTTTCGAGAAGACAGTGGGAGAGTGCGGAACATAGTTAGCGTGTGAGCGGCGCGCATTTGTCCAGGATTGGTCCAAAACGGCGGCTTTGCCACATCGCAATTATGCTGGGATTTTTAAAAGTCTAGGAATATCAAGAAATTAAGTGGTGCCCAGAGGCGGAATCGAACCACCGACACGAGGATTTTCAATACTACGTTCAAGTCTCTTAATTGTACTCCAGTACTAGGTTTTAACTTTCTTTCAAAGCTCACGTAGACGGATCACGTAGACTTTTCTCAGCTATCCTTCGATTGTCTCTGAAATGTATCGATACCAACCGGTAAGCTTATTTCGGAACCAAGCATTCATGAAGCAAAGGTATGCTATCTCTGCTGTAGTAATCACTGCGACTAGCGCTTTGTAATCAAAGTCTGCGAGCGCAATTATCCCAATAATCATAGCAGTGCAAACAGAGAAAAACGAGCCGAACAGTCCCATAGCCACTGGGCCGCGTCTTACTGATCCCGGTTGAGCTTCGCGGTACGAAATGTCTCTGTATCCGGCAAAGGCAGTGAAAAGTACTATCACCATGCTTAAGCCAAGAATAACCATTGTGTCTGGGTTCATGTATTACCTGCTTTGAAGAGAGAGTTCCGGGGTGCGTCAGAAAATGCAGGGGGGGGTAGGGGGCTTTAGTGGTACTTCCCACGGCTCATAAATATCTCGCAGAAATTATTGGAGTTAGAGGGCCTGAGAGTGAGCGCTTTCTTGAAGCGATGTCAGTCAAGAGGCTCCTCTTTCGAAATAGTATGCATGACTAAAACTATGTCAATCATAGAAAGGGTTGCTATCAGCAGCATCACCAAGCAAAAAGTATTGTGGAGGGAAATGGCCATATAGCTATTTTGGTCTACGCCCGATCTGATTATGAGACCAACGAGTACTAGGAGAAATGAAACTCCAAGGGCCCAGGTTGTTTGATTGATCTCTGTTCTGGCCTCTGAAAAAATTGGTTCCTTTATTCTCCTTTCGATGCGACCAAATTCTATGTGTATCTGGGTTATTGAAACTAGGGTCACAGTAACGATTAACGCGATTATGTTTAGTATTTCGTGATTGATGAAGCCATCCAGAAAAGAGTTCTTCGATAGTGTTTCAGGCGAACACACAGAGATCGTGACCAAAGAGCAGGCGACAAGGAATACTACGATTGCGAATGCTGCTTTCATCTTTTGACTTTTCTCCCAATTACTTGGTCAGGGCTCTGGCCCTTGTCGAGTTTCTCTCTCGTTGAGTCCGGGAGTTCTACAGTTTCGGCTTGATCTTCTGAATTATAAACAGTTTTTCTACCTGACTTGGCTTTGACGTTGGCTCCCCCGCCCTCTACGTACTCTATTGACGAGCGGACATCATCATCGTCCAGGTCTACTCCATCTGGGTTTCGGATTTTTATGTCCACGTTCTTTGCGTTGTTGCGTTCCTTATACTCTCGCAAAGCTTTCCGTGTAGAATCCGCGCCTCCGAAGAACACATTGGGAACTACGTAGTTTATAGATAGCTCGGTGATTGGCTCTGGGTGTTCGGTAACAGCCTCCCAAAAGCTATCCTTCCGAGGCAAGACAAAAGCATCC
It encodes:
- a CDS encoding Fic family protein, with the translated sequence MAHLWFVTIRPFEDGNGRTIRATADMQLARAEGSPHRFYSMSAEIQWRHKSYYDILKNPRRAVEISRPGGVVSGGP
- a CDS encoding site-specific integrase is translated as MKFFGSIDKRGSRYRARVTQQGQRISRSFDTEEAATQWLNQLAKAARTNRFDAALRGATITVGELLDVFIEQKTEEWKPNTRRTTTSKIRSLQAQHPDLLGIPADSFCTSHIAEMVNRLRKAHPPAAAATIKQNVGFIRTAYNLANARLGLNLDNPVKPGCLPKVNNARDRRLLPNEEEKLLEACAKYETDTRCTTPIGLIVRFALETAMRQAEIAQLRWQDIYKDPQLGVTFVTVDRKFSKNNDARKFPLSYNLAQEITSLRSESAEEGSRVFGSNAPQIRQAFERSAARAKLEGFRFHDLRHEATSRLFERHHLEPHEAQLITGHRTIAMLNRYTHLNAQHLLGKMRNVLPPAS